In Pyrus communis chromosome 11, drPyrComm1.1, whole genome shotgun sequence, the sequence CACTACAGGCTTGGCTAATTGTGGCAGCGGAAGATCAGTGCTAGCAACCAGGGTCCAAACCTGCTCGCCATGTAGTGTTTCCCCTTGAAGAGAAGGGTTGGAAGAAGCCGAAGAGTAATACATCTCAGACTCAGAAAAAGTAACATCCATGGTAGTATACATCTGACATGAAGGATGGTGGTAGCAACGATACCCTTTCTGATGTAGTCCATAACCTATAAAAACGCAACGGATACCACATGGGTCAAGTTTTGTCCGTTAATTTTTATGTAGATGAACAAAGGAAACACATCTAAAAACTCACGGTGAGAGCACTAAAACGGACGGTAAAGGCACGAATGTAGCAAGAACTTGCAAAGGTATAAGAAAGTTAAATACTTTAGATGACATGCGGTTGATAAGGTAAGTGGCAGTCTGAAGAGCAACATCCCAAGAGGAGCGGGGACCATTCACCCCAATCAATAGCGATTGAGCCGTTTCTAATAGATGGCGATTTTTGCGCTCAGCCACCCCATTCTGTTAAGGAGTCTAAGGACAAGTAGTCTCGTGGAGGATTCCGTGATTAGTTAAATAATGTGTAAAATCATAATTAACATTTTCACCGCCATTATTAGAACGCAAAATCTAGATTGTAGTTGAATACTGTGTTTGAACCATGGTGTGAAATGTCTTAAATGCCAGAAACACATCACTTTAATGCTTAAGGAAGTATAACCATGCCATCCGTGTGCAATCATCTATGAAAGTTACAAACCACCTAATACCAGATGAAGTAGTAATCggagatggtccccaaacatccgaatgaaCAAGACCAAAAGGAATAACACTTTTATTAGAATTCAATGGATAAGAAATATGGTGACTTTTGGCAAGTATGCAAGCGTCACATTTAAAGTCTGAAATCGAACAACCAACAAATAGATCCGGAAACATATGCTGTAAATAACTAAAAGACGGATGTCCCTAACGGTAATACCATAACCATATCTGATGTCGCTTGTGATCAACGACTCCTTGGGTGAGATTGTCCCGTCCTGTATTGACATCATCCACAAAATAAAGATCCCTCCTCTTAGTACCATGACCAATTATCTCCTTCATGAGAATATCCTGaataagacaaaactttgaATACAATAGTACACAATAGTTCAATTGCTCAGTAGCTTGGCCAGAAGACATTAATTTATGCTTTAGTGAAGGTACAAGTAGTGTATGCAGCAAAGAGAGGGTAATTGTGAGGCGTACAGTGCCAGCGCCAGTTACCGGTGAGGTGACACCATTAGCATTAGTAATATTTCGTCGAAGTGAAACAGTATCACAAGCTAAATTAGTGGGGTCATAGGTCATATGGTCTGTGGCACCGGAGTCAATGATCCAACTAGATTGAGTATCACCATTATTCATATTAAAAGCATAACCACAGTTACCTAAGGACCCCAGAGGCATGTCGGAAGAACTCAAACAGGAAGAGGATTCATGGTAGGGTCGATTAgggtagtagtgtttagggttCTAATGTTTAGTAGGATTGGTTAGGATAAGGTTGTTTTCATTGTTGAGTGGTGGTAGGTTCTCCATGGGAAGGCCGAGTTTGCTTGAGGGAATGGGTAGAGCAGAAATCCTAGGATCTCTGCTCTAATACCATGCTAATTAGAGCTTATCTTTGGGGCTTAATTttctaatatcatttttttcacTAAGGAGGAAAATATATATTGTACAAGATTGATTTAAAAGGAAAGAAACACTAAATAATATCTATCCTAATTACATTCTGATTACAAGGACCCAAATAGGTAACTAAGCTAATTACAAAGGTCAACTCTCCAACATAATCTACATTATGCCTATGAATATAAATATGATTATTTATCCCTGTAAATATAATTAGATATTTGATtaagtaaattattttggtaTACCTATAATTTTCTAGCTATGTTATATTCAAACTAATGTACCTAATCAAATTATTAAAGTCTTCTTTTCCAACCTATTGCGTCTCATGTTCAAACCCATCATACTTCCTTTACAGTAAATTAGTGTAGAatattgttgtattaaaaaaaaaactaatattacTAATCAGATGACTAAAATCAAGATTTTTCTAACACTTGGTTCTAATGAAAATCTGAATAATTAATGGCACTCTGTTTAGACATGATAAAAAAGGTGCAGGAAGAAAATTTGACGTTCTGCCATTcccaatttttcttttgctactTTATAACATTGCCAAGTTTTACGACTTTGTTTAGGGAGATGTTATTTTATGGAGATGTTATTGATACTCTAAAAACGTTATTTTGCACTATTTTGCTACTTATGAAatgtttggagtgcaaaatgatttttttagctTGCCAATAACAACACCATTTGCTAATTAACTGCTTGTTTATAAACATACATGCAAATGTAATTcttgttaaattaattaattggtttTTAATGTAGATAAGAGCTATTTGAGAAATGGATTTTTGGACAAGGTCATCAATTGGATTCCAGGAATGAAGGACATTCGTTTGAGGGATCTCCCAACTTTATTCCAAACCACAAATCTCGATGACACCATGCTTAACTTGTGCATGAACGTAACTGATGAAGTTCACAAAGCTTCAGCAGTTATTCTTCTTACTTTTAATGCGTTGGAGCAAGATGTTTTGCGTGCTCTTTCATCTATGCGTAATATTCCACCTGTTTATACCATCGGCCCGATCGAATTACTTCTCAATCAGATACCGAAAGACCCTTCGAAGTTTGGTGGGTACAGTCTATGGAAAGAAGAAACTGAGTGCCTCCCATGGCTCGATTCCAAGGCACCAAACTCAGTTGTTTATGTGAATTTCGGCAGTATAACGGTCATGACACCGGAACAACTTGTGGAGTTTGGTTGGGGACTTGCAAATAGCAAGCTTCCATTCTTTTGGGTAATTAGGCCTGATTTGGTTATCGGTGAATCAGGGATTTTATCACCTGATTTTTTTGccgaaacaaaagaaaaaggcctAATAGCAAGTTGGTGCCCACAAGAGCAAGTTCTAAACCATCCATCAGTTGGAGCGTTTTTAACACACAGTGGTTGGAATTCAACCATGGAGAGTTTGACTGCTGGCGTGCCTATGCTTTGTTGGCCATTTTTTGCTGACCAGCAAACTAACTGTTACTATACTTgcaataaatgggggattggcaTGGAGATTGATAACGATGTCAAGAGAGATGGAGTACGGAAGCTTATTAAAGAGTTGATGGAGGGAGAGAAGggtaagaaaatgaaaaataaggcCATGGAGTGGAAGAAACTAGCAGAAGAGGCTACTGGTCCACTTGGTTCTTCATCCACAAACTTTGACAACCTAGTGAATAATGTTCTATTAAGGAACACTTAGATGTTATACATCAGAATAATTATCTAATTTTTCTGTGATTTAGTTTGTTGCTATggtgtaaaaaaaaatgttgcttTGGTTGGTCTTAAGGCTGTTTGGTATTGCTATGCTTTCTAAAAAAACTAATTCTgttgtactgtgagaataaacagttgtaaaataaagttgttgagtgtttggtaaacttttttttatttgaaaaagtacttttaacaacaacaaaaatgtgTCTAATTGTGTTGTGAGAACAAACGCTAATCTTTTCGAAAGCTCAACTAAAACACCTGAAGCCCCAAGAGAGCAATTTCCTTAGAAATATCACTTTTAAATCTTGTCTGCATAGAATGGAGATTGATTGGAGGAATAGAGAGAACAACTTGTAGTTGCTCATGATGGAATTCATGTACCACATATgcagattcatcattatttgttAAGCCTGTTGGCAATTTTGTAGTAATTCTACTATACTATATGTTGATGCCATTATCATCACAAGGTGTGCATCACAAGCTATCAATGAGGTTATTCACTCTCTcactcaagaatttgatattaaagATTTGGGACCACTtcattattttctgggaataCAAACCTTGCATAAAAAGGATGGTTTGTTTTTGTCTCAGGATAAGTATGTCATATATTTACTTAACAAATCTGAGATGTTGATGTCTAAAACCTGCGCTACTCCATTTTTACCATACAATAGACTATTGAAGGATGACAGAAAGCCCTACAATAATCCTGCATTGTATAGAAGCTTGGTTGGTGCACTACGATACCCGACATTCACTAGACTAGACATTGCTTTTGCAGTGCATCAGGTCTGTTAATTTATACAGTGCCCTATGGAATCTCACTTTATGGCAGTAAAGAGAATTTTAAGATACTTAAAGGCTACTCAGGGTTGTGGCATTCATTATGTCAAAGGATCATTGGATGTCATTGTATAcagtgatgcagattgggcaggtgaCCTTAATGACAGGAGGTCAATTACTGGCTTGGTTGTTTTCCTTGGTTCCAATCCAATTTCTTGGTCCTCAAAGAAACCAAACACTATCTCTTGCTCATCTACTGAAGTTGAATATAGAGCTCTGTCAACTACAGCTGCTGAAATCGACTAGATTAAACAACTATTGGTTTTCCTGCAAGTTCCTTTTTTTGGTAAACCTCTTCTATTTTATGACAACTTATCAACTATAGCTCTCAC encodes:
- the LOC137708804 gene encoding 7-deoxyloganetin glucosyltransferase-like; its protein translation is MCSTVESANKPHAVCIPAPAQSHIKAMLKLAKLLHTRGFHITFVNTEFNHKRFLKSQGPKSLDGLPDFRFEAIPDGLPDLDEDATQDFTLLAEAVMKDRFLAPFRDLLVRLNEKASCVPPVTCIVSDGFMSPFAITAAEEFGLPIALFFTIAACSFMGFKHYRALIEKGLVPLKDKSYLRNGFLDKVINWIPGMKDIRLRDLPTLFQTTNLDDTMLNLCMNVTDEVHKASAVILLTFNALEQDVLRALSSMRNIPPVYTIGPIELLLNQIPKDPSKFGGYSLWKEETECLPWLDSKAPNSVVYVNFGSITVMTPEQLVEFGWGLANSKLPFFWVIRPDLVIGESGILSPDFFAETKEKGLIASWCPQEQVLNHPSVGAFLTHSGWNSTMESLTAGVPMLCWPFFADQQTNCYYTCNKWGIGMEIDNDVKRDGVRKLIKELMEGEKGKKMKNKAMEWKKLAEEATGPLGSSSTNFDNLVNNVLLRNT